One genomic region from uncultured Subdoligranulum sp. encodes:
- a CDS encoding histidine triad nucleotide-binding protein gives MEDCLFCKIAAGEIPSNKLYEDDTLLAFYDIDPQAPVHFLVIPKQHISSAAALTEDNAALLGHIYAVIAEQCHKLGVDEKGYRVVTNVGEDGGQSVKHLHFHVLAGRSLAWPPG, from the coding sequence ATGGAAGATTGTCTGTTTTGTAAAATCGCAGCAGGGGAGATCCCTTCCAACAAACTGTATGAGGATGACACGCTGCTGGCCTTTTACGACATTGACCCGCAGGCACCGGTGCACTTCCTCGTGATCCCCAAGCAGCACATTTCTTCGGCCGCCGCTCTGACCGAGGACAACGCCGCGCTGCTGGGACACATCTACGCCGTCATTGCAGAACAGTGCCACAAGCTGGGTGTGGATGAAAAAGGCTATCGTGTCGTCACCAATGTTGGCGAGGATGGCGGCCAAAGTGTCAAGCACCTGCATTTCCATGTGCTGGCCGGCCGCAGCCTGGCATGGCCTCCGGGCTGA